AGCGCACCCAGCAATTGCTGGGACAGGCGCAGAGCATCGCTTTCGATGTCGGCCAGATCGACCAAGCCTTCCAGCAGCGCTATGGCAATATCCTGCTCTCGGCCTCCGACGCCGATCTCGTCGCCGGGGCGCGCGCGCGCTGGAAGACGACCGTCGGGGGCCTGCAGGATGCGCTGCGGGTGCAGGCTGGCGTCGTCGGCAATGTCGACGCCAACCGCGCGGAGATGGCGACGCTTGTCGGCCATAGCCAGGGTGCCACGGGCGCGCTTCAGGCCACGCAGGCCGGCAACCAGTTGCTCGCTTTGCAGTCGCAGCAGCTCTCCGACCTGATCGCAGTGATGTCCGCCAACGGACGCGCCACGGCGCTGTCCGAGGCGGAACGCGCGACCGCCGCCGAGCAGGGCCGTGAGCAGCGCCGGCGCTTCCTCACCCCGGGCGCCGGCTACCAGGCCGGCAATGCCCGCATGTTCAGCAACTGACGGGAGGCCGACATGGACGGAGTCCTGCTGGCCCGGCTCGGCGCGGTGATCTTTGTGGCCATCGCCGGTACGGCGGCGGTTCTGGAAATGAGCCGGGAGGAGAAGGTGGCGGAGCTGTCGCCAGTTCGGACCGTCGGGGCCGAGCGCGATGCGCTGCGCGATGAGCAGCGCCGCTGCCAGCAGATGGGAGAAGCGGCCGCGAAGGAGACCGCGTGCCTGAAGGTCTGGGCGCAGACGCGCGACCGATTTCTCGGCCGCCCCGCGACGACTGAAGGTCGCTGAGCCATGAACGGCACCGGCGTCATCGACAACTTTCTGGGTGTCTTCACCTCTTATATCGACAGCGGCTTCGGCCTCCTTGGCGGCGAGGTCGCCTTCATCGCCACCACGCTCATCGTCATCGATGTGACGCTGGCGGCGCTGTTCTGGTCGTGGGGCGCTGATGACGACATCATCGCCCGGCTGATCAAGAAGACCCTGTTCGTTGGCGTGTTCGCCTACATCATCGGCAACTGGAACACCCTCGCCCGCATCGTCTTCGAGAGCTTTGCCGGGCTCGGTCTCAAGGGCTCGGGCACGGCATTTTCCGTCAGCGACCTCATGCGTCCCGGCAAAGTGGCGCAGACCGGGCTGGATGCCGGTCGTCCCTTGCTCGAGTCCATCTCCGATCTGATGGGCTGGGTCGCCTTTTTCGAGAACTTCATCCAGATCGCCTGCCTGCTCTTTGCCTGGGCGCTGGTGCTGCTCTCCTTCTTCATCCTTGCCGTCCAGCTCTTCGTCACCCTGATCGAGTTCAAGCTGACGACGCTCGCCGGCTTTGTGCTGATCCCCTTCGGCCTGTTCGGCAAGACCGCCTTCATGGCCGAGCGGGTGCTGGGAAATGTCGTCTCCTCCGGCATCAAGGTCATGGTGCTTGCCGTCATCATCGGCATTGGCTCCACCCTGTTCGGCCAGTTCACCGCCGGCTTTGGCGGTCAGACGCCG
This genomic interval from Aquabacter sp. L1I39 contains the following:
- the trbJ gene encoding P-type conjugative transfer protein TrbJ, translated to MTLLRPRALTVAVALLTAPLALAPVLSPPAQALTVYDPWNYAQNMMSAARALEQINNQITSLQNEAQMLINQVRNLASLPHSSLQQIQQSVQRTQQLLGQAQSIAFDVGQIDQAFQQRYGNILLSASDADLVAGARARWKTTVGGLQDALRVQAGVVGNVDANRAEMATLVGHSQGATGALQATQAGNQLLALQSQQLSDLIAVMSANGRATALSEAERATAAEQGREQRRRFLTPGAGYQAGNARMFSN
- the trbK-alt gene encoding putative entry exclusion protein TrbK-alt — its product is MDGVLLARLGAVIFVAIAGTAAVLEMSREEKVAELSPVRTVGAERDALRDEQRRCQQMGEAAAKETACLKVWAQTRDRFLGRPATTEGR
- the trbL gene encoding P-type conjugative transfer protein TrbL gives rise to the protein MNGTGVIDNFLGVFTSYIDSGFGLLGGEVAFIATTLIVIDVTLAALFWSWGADDDIIARLIKKTLFVGVFAYIIGNWNTLARIVFESFAGLGLKGSGTAFSVSDLMRPGKVAQTGLDAGRPLLESISDLMGWVAFFENFIQIACLLFAWALVLLSFFILAVQLFVTLIEFKLTTLAGFVLIPFGLFGKTAFMAERVLGNVVSSGIKVMVLAVIIGIGSTLFGQFTAGFGGQTPTVDDAMAIVLAALSLLGLGIFGPGIAAGLVSGGPQLSAGAAVGTGLAAGGALMAAGGAASLAVRGGGAALSATAAAARGGATAYSIGAAGQSGMAGVASGLGGVARAAGSAAVSPLANAINGTASASSASEVPDWAKRMKRGQSLRHGVSAAAHAVRSGDSHAGGSSVSLSESDRS